The Clarias gariepinus isolate MV-2021 ecotype Netherlands chromosome 4, CGAR_prim_01v2, whole genome shotgun sequence genome window below encodes:
- the setd2 gene encoding histone-lysine N-methyltransferase SETD2 isoform X2 translates to MDALLNPELREKTLDGSIKVENTAKQVIFKGLAPRVVLTNHLLAKGPKTKVNLEEQGRPKVSFSFTSKNPRPRKPAVFVPPCPEKAASEVPPAVQSTCLPSADLTGQKTESKNEQVCTSIVAMVVAESQGTPAPVPLTSKLKHDKMHFKKQILSASVVEHPTVSTVLNDTTAEAEVLIRSSARIESESSAALFQHKSVTDCSEKGSSEESTQEKSETRLKGPTDYSHIGKESEDSISEPEHSKSVQKTENTLPGSDCDGESVRVASNQKSSDSKNMAKCDSQNAVVKKSLSSKSEVSDKPRSDKREEKDEKGSSRSKSERDSRYASSRSSRSDRRRTKSRSRSRSRSSRTSSSYARSDRSRNERQSRSDRSHYHDSERRLHRSSHERRRSRSRGDGRSRDSSDSEDDLRKPRTRGSDSSRSSTYSSSQRDSKTSSHSKSYRDSKSDSKSSPHSSESDKRTQYSRTERFVRTSGSESSKRNSPETEASHKKSSSYSKSEVHSKTSNSNSSSRSEKKVQKNSGSSDSDDEHKAKTRIQGSDRSTRSSVKKSNNPETKSNSTTGTDGHLEAKVNINSKLPHLGSDKVRSHGEFTKLAVCSEHEESMQSKLTDTSSQQKQQVILNDNLKNYIEDQVVSKESAVTETCLNVSELHINKCHITLNDISLEDDPLGRPTDILIQNKLQILKEAQDNLANVGTLLKMNDSSILNEPPYLGYTASQDSLGSLADTLSVKELPPGECLKPNTKFVSQALLSNDVGSLSVNIETPQNVTEQSDLKPEETNAAVIKQKAHAKRSRWDIVGQDTSENLTPQKPVTIDTTSVKKVISVKKIELNSEEKCSKKEESMVCLLQPEKDMQTDKATTDSEKAIKQDPKQQFPAEAQKSNVECSDLKADKSLATEVHLKPNCTPDAVIHIDQKYANPEKSNIYKPSIQESVPFNCDGKSHSEESESDDSDSDSDDGRVSLKRLHSVVVVPKNSTIILETTELPAPPASPSVPSAQLTYQAEESSLSINSEILNNLNAPMIPVKSSPEGGEHDLLAVGENKCMPSVRTPYQSQSDLVDSTSQSEATTTLAHADQNCTVKERLKTRGSNEQVSTYAQREAESGCYQYHDNPDSWFGRKGERKEFGEFSCPDNLRPQNSLNRVCEVTETEQPSSTFQQPDSSHSTQRPFQVERPFPRQDIGYWTQTTVSDESMPVNTPVPSLCHESVYQIHPDSLTNDHEEYYEGKAYERHAGEILPFRKPPASSAFVQTNEISSNCSLVTATTESHIIFEPPRESSQKPHRGRGPPKKRRPELESESDNEAEAGLACKRECIEERERCKDAKETKISSQQDEQRLPLLSLKDFVDPAVWREKSKHKKMPPYFDLIEENLYLTERKKNKSHRDIKRMQCECAVLSREERARGVMACGEDCLNRLLMIECSSRCLNGVYCSNRRFQMKQHADFEVILTESKGWGLRAAKDLQPNTFVLEYCGEVLDHREFKSRVKEYARSKNVHYYFMALKNNEIIDATLKGNCSRFMNHSCEPNCETQKWTVNGQLRVGFFTTKAVKAGTELTFDYQFQRYGKEAQKCYCGAPSCRGFLGGENRVSVRAAVGKKQRERPRKKDAVSALTTVDEELEALLENGEGLSDEKQVISLCRLMVRVETMEQRLTCLKLIQNTPNPSCLKQFLDHHGLSLLWIFMVDLSEAKSNSVNNIKLQMEIMKALAVLPISTKNMLEESRVLQYIQRWAQSHPLGQPTEQDGYSSESTSRAHTPLNTPDGPPAKMAPELDGDTPKRAVYRRLKIISENSLDSALSDGSKVSDGKEEEDEEEEEVEVEPPQEVTVEMAEKSETSEEISVTPETVVKQEASDAMESSQEKEEVKEGDVEQEKTVAQETDEKPTSKTDENIPAVMEESCQSEPAEIENQMQTPAVDQPDNAPSVKADEDANPPVYPTEESTPSSESSSENDHAESSITNVTGPTAISGTPAESLDVNVSSESAINPEASPLNLDSIPASSATSSSEKTSAEVSAVTVESNASASAVSTAEVLPLGVVPTEGTVVGTPSQDEEEAVSDVESERSQEPQIGAADISEMAARLLDSWKDLKEVYRIPKKSQVEKESNDRSRDREAMLTPRTSSSSRERERERERERDWDRERDWDREKDSDRSLLRSAERRRRRGSASPPYPSPYERSSRRNEDRYDSASSSKKPRTKEVRTKLSTEERRKLFEQEVAQREAQKQQQQQQQQQQQQQQQQQQQQQQQQQQLQRLAFNPLVYPSSPSFMAYPPGYPIQTYVDPTNPNAGKVLLPTPPIDPMCVTQASTVPFDQTTQQPLISDLTLAAQSPNNTQASSATSLAHVPATLELTASAQPQQFVQPAAPAQDAGVTVLSVPAQTAGAQVQGQQGYATLWDPNTQQAVTVQPAQQYTNTAQPQTAIYYQGQPCQTIYSIPTGYPQTNTPVIQTYTEPAAGYLHGQQVYAGHQQGVVVQQGGTVTTIVTSQTVQQEMIVPNSIMDLPPPSPPKPKTIVLPPGWKVARDPEGKIYYYHIVTRQTQWDPPSWDGVGEEASVEHEAEMDLGTPTYDENPSKFSTKTAEADTSSELAKKSKEVFRKEMSQFIVQCLNPYRKPDCKLGRISNTEDFKHLARKLTHGVMNKELKSCKNPEDLECNENVKHKTKEYIKKYMQKFGAVYRPKEDTEID, encoded by the exons ATGGATGCACTGCTGAATCCTGAACTCAG GGAAAAGACGCTCGATGGTTCG ATCAAGGTTGAAAACACAGCAAAACAAGTCAtatttaagggccttgctcccAGAGTTGTTTTAACAAACCATCTCTTGGCTAAAGGACCAAAGACTAAAGTGAACCTTGAGGAACAGGGTCGACCGAAGGTCTCTTTCAGCTTCACGTCTAAAAATCCTCGCCCGAGAAAACCCGCGGTTTTTGTTCCACCCTGTCCGGAGAAAGCTGCAAGCGAAGTTCCTCCTGCAGTGCAGTCTACATGTTTGCCCTCCGCAGACCTGACTGGGCAGAAAACTGAAAGCAAAAATGAGCAAGTTTGTACCTCTATTGTGGCCATGGTTGTGGCAGAGTCCCAAGGAACACCGGCCCCGGTACCCCTCACCTCCAAGTTGAAACACGACaagatgcattttaaaaaacagattttgaGTGCGTCTGTTGTTGAACATCCCACTGTCAGTACTGTTTTAAATGATACCACCGCAGAGGCCGAGGTTTTAATTAGATCTTCAGCAAGAATAGAAAGTGAATCCTCTGCGGCTCTATTCCAACACAAGTCTGTCACTGACTGTTCTGAAAAAGGTAGCAGTGAGGAAAGCACTCAGGAGAAATCGGAAACTCGCCTTAAAGGACCAACGGATTACTCCCATATTGGGAAAGAGAGTGAGGATAGTATTTCTGAGCCTGAACACAGCAAAAGTGTCCAGAAGACGGAGAATACTCTGCCTGGCTCCGACTGTGATGGTGAGTCTGTCCGGGTAGCTTCTAACCAAAAGTCTAGTGACTCCAAGAATATGGCAAAGTGTGATAGTCAGAATGCTGTTGTTAAGAAGTCATTAAGCTCCAAAAGTGAAGTCTCAGACAAACCCAGATCTGAtaagagagaggagaaggatGAAAAAGGGTCTAGTCGAAGCAAATCAGAAAGAGATAGTAGATATGCATCCTCACGATCTTCTCGTTCTGACCGAAGGAGGACCAAGAGTCGGTCACGGTCTAGATCGCGAAGTTCTCGAACAAGTTCTTCCTACGCCAGATCAGATAGATCAAGAAATGAAAGACAGTCGAGATCAGATCGGTCACACTACCACGATTCTGAAAGGAGATTGCACAGAAGTTCACATGAACGGAGGAGGTCCCGCTCCCGAGGTGACGGCAGATCTCGGGACAGCTCAGACTCCGAAGATGACCTCAGGAAGCCCAGGACTCGAGGCAGCGATTCGAGCCGATCCTCCACATATTCTAGCTCGCAAAGAGATTCAAAAACGTCCTCTCATTCGAAATCCTACAGAGACTCAAAATCTGACTCAAAATCTTCTCCTCATTCGTCAGAATCAGACAAAAGAACACAATACTCAAGAACAGAGAGGTTTGTTAGAACTAGCGGCTCTGAAAGTAGTAAAAGGAACTCTCCAGAGACCGAAGCTAGTCATAAAAAGTCCAGTTCCTATTCAAAATCAGAGGTACATAGTAAAACCTCAAATTCGAATAGCAGTTCAAGATCTGAAAAAAAGGTCCAAAAAAACAGTGGGAGTTCTGACTCTGACGACGAGCACAAAGCAAAAACTCGAATTCAAGGCTCAGACCGGTCTACTAGGTCGTctgttaaaaaatctaataatccAGAGACAAAATCAAATAGTACTACTGGAACAGATGGACACTTAGAAgcaaaagtaaatattaattCTAAACTTCCTCATTTGGGTTCTGACAAAGTCAGGTCTCACGGAGAATTCACCAAGCTGGCTGTTTGTTCCGAACATGAAGAAAGCATGCAGTCTAAACTAACAGATACTTCTTCCCAACAAAAGCAGCAAGTTATCCTAAAcgacaatttaaaaaattacatcgAAGATCAAGTTGTAAGCAAAGAATCTGCTGTTACAGAAACGTGTCTGAACGTCAGTGAATTGCATATTAATAAATGTCACATTACTCTGAATGACATTTCTTTAGAGGACGATCCGCTAGGAAGACCGACAGACATTctaattcaaaataaattacaaatctTGAAAGAGGCGCAGGATAATTTAGCAAATGTTGGTACCCTTTTAAAAATGAACGATTCTTCTATCTTGAATGAGCCGCCCTACCTAGGCTACACCGCCAGTCAGGATTCATTAGGTTCATTAGCAGACACTCTTTCTGTGAAAGAATTACCACCTGGAGAATGCTTGAAACCTAACACTAAATTTGTTTCCCAGGCTCTTCTCAGTAACGACGTCGGTAGCCTATCTGTGAATATCGAAACCCCTCAAAATGTTACTGAGCAGTCAGACCTGAAACCTGAAGAGACTAATGCTGCAGTTATAAAACAAAAGGCACATGCTAAAAGGTCACGGTGGGACATTGTTGGTCAGGACACTTCAGAAAATCTGACCCCACAAAAACCGGTAACTATTGACACAACTTCtgtgaaaaaagtaatttcAGTTAAGAAAATAGAATTAAACAGTGAAGAAAAATGCTCAAAGAAAGAGGAATCTATGGTGTGTTTACTTCAGCCTGAGAaggacatgcagacagacaagGCAACAACAGATTCCGAGAAAGCAATCAAGCAAGATCCTAAACAGCAGTTTCCTGCTGAGGCACAGAAAAGCAATGTTGAATGTAGTGATCTTAAAGCTGACAAGTCCCTCGCGACCGAAGTTCATCTGAAACCTAATTGCACTCCCGATGCTGTTATTCATATCGATCAGAAATATGCAAACCCTGAAAAATCGAACATTTACAAGCCTTCGATTCAAGAGTCTGTGCCGTTTAACTGTGACGGTAAAAGCCACAGTGAGGAAAGTGAATCGGACGACTCTGACTCCGATTCAGATGATGGACGAGTCTCCTTGAAGAGGCTTCACTCTGTGGTGGTTGTGCCAAAGAATTCTACTATTATCCTCGAGACAACTGAACTGCCAGCCCCACCAGCAAGCCCATCGGTTCCCAGTGCGCAGCTAACGTATCAGGCAGAAGAATCGAGTCTAAGCATTAACAGTGAAATTCTTAATAATCTCAATGCTCCAATGATACCTGTGAAAAGTTCACCAGAAGGTGGCGAACACGATCTCTTGGCAGTTGGTGAGAATAAATGTATGCCTTCTGTACGAACGCCCTACCAGTCCCAGAGCGACTTGGTTGATAGCACTAGCCAGTCTGAGGCAACCACAACACTGGCTCACGCAGACCAGAACTGCACTGTCAAAGAACGGCTGAAGACTCGTGGCTCTAATGAACAAGTTTCTACCTATGCTCAGAGGGAGGCTGAATCAGGTTGTTATCAATATCATGACAATCCAGACAGCTGGTTCGGaagaaagggagaaagaaaggaatTCGGGGAATTTAGTTGCCCGGATAATCTCAGACCACAGAACAGTTTGAACCGGGTTTGTGAAGTCACCGAAACAGAGCAGCCCAGCAGCACATTTCAgcagccagacagcagtcacaGCACTCAACGGCCATTCCAGGTAGAACGACCATTTCCCAGGCAAGATATTGGCTACTGGACTCAGACGACAGTCTCTGATGAGAGCATGCCAGTCAATACACCTGTGCCTTCTCTTTGTCACGAGTCAGTGTACCAGATTCACCCCGACTCTTTAACTAATGACCATGAAGAATATTATGAGGGAAAAGCATACGAAAGGCATGCCGGTGAGATTCTGCCATTTAGGAAACCTCCAGCATCATCTGCATTCGTCCAAACAAATGAGATAAGCAGCAATTGCAGCCTTGTAACTGCCACTACTGAGAGTCATATCATCTTCGAGCCTCCAAGGGAAAGCAGCCAAAAGCCTCATAGAGGAAGAGGTCCACCCAAGAAAAGACGTCCAGAGCTCGAGTCAGAATCAGACAACGAGGCAGAGGCTGGCCTTGCTTGTAAGCGAGAATGCATAGAGGAGCGTGAGCGGTGCAAAGACGCGAAAGAAACTAAGATATCTTCACAGCAAGACGAACAACGCTTGCCACTGCTTAGTCTGAAAGACTTCGTTGACCCTGCTGTCTGGAGGGAAAAATCTAAGCATAAGAAAATGCCTCCTTATTTTGATCTTATTGAGGAAAACCTCTACTTGACAGAACG taagaAGAATAAGTCTCATCGGGATATTAAGCGAATGCAGTGCGAGTGTGCTGTGCTTTCGAGAGAGGAGCGGGCACGGGGCGTTATGGCTTGTGGAGAAGATTGTTTGAACCGCCTGCTGATGATTGAATG CTCGTCGCGGTGCTTAAATGGCGTCTACTGCTCAAATCGGCGCTTTCAAATGAAGCAGCATGCAGATTTTGAAGTAATCCTCACTGAGAGCAAAGGCTGGGGTTTGCGGGCTGCGAAAGACTTACAGCC GAACACGTTTGTTTTGGAGTATTGCGGTGAGGTTCTGGATCACAGGGAGTTCAAGTCGCGGGTGAAAGAGTATGCTCGCAGCAAGAATGTCCACTACTACTTCATGGCCTTAAAGAATAACGAG ATCATTGATGCTACACTGAAAGGCAACTGCTCACGATTTATGAACCACAGCTGTGAGCCCAACTGTGAAACTCAGAAG TGGACGGTGAACGGTCAGCTAAGAGTTGGCTTCTTTACAACCAAAGCTGTGAAAGCGGGGACAGAGCTCACATTTGATTACCAGTTCCAAAGATACGG GAAAGAGGCACAAAAGTGTTACTGTGGAGCACCGAGTTGCCGGGGCTTCCTGGGCGGAGAGAATCGTGTCAGCGTACGGGCAGCAGTGGGCAAGAAGCAAAGGGAGCGCCCTCGAAAGAAAGACGCTGTCAGCGCCTTGACTACA GTGGATGAAGAGCTGGAGGCTCTGCTAGAAAACGGGGAAGGTCTGAGTGATGAGAAACAAGTTATTTCACTCTGCAGATTAATGGTGCGTGTGGAGACGATGGAGCAGAGACTCACTTGTTTGAAACTTATCCAG AATACTCCAAATCCTTCATGCCTCAAGCAGTTTTTGGATCATCACGGCCTCTCGTTGTTGTGGATATTCATGGTTGATCTCTCTGAAGCCAAAAGCAACTCTGTTAATAACATCAAACTACAGATGGAG ATAATGAAGGCATTGGCAGTTCTGCCCATTTCTACTAAGAATATGCTGGAAGAGAGCCGTGTGCTGCAGTACATCCAGCGCTGGGCACAGAGCCATCCACTTGGCCAGCCTACAGAGCAAGACGGTTACTCCAGCGAGAGCACCTCCCGAGCCCACACACCTCTCAACACACCAGACGGTCCCCCTGCCAAAATGGCCCCAGAGCTGGATGGAGACACACCAAAACGTGCAGTCTACCGCAGGCTGAAGATCATCAGTGAGAACAGCCTGGATAGTGCCCTCTCAGACGGAAGCAAAGTCTCTGACGGTAAAGAGGAAGAAGacgaagaagaggaggaggtggaggttgAGCCCCCGCAGGAGGTCACAGTGGAAATGGCAGAGAAAAGTGAGACCAGTGAGGAAATCAGTGTGACCCCAGAGACAGTAGTAAAACAAGAGGCTTCAGACGCTATGGAGAGTAGTCAGGAAAAAGAGGAGGTAAAGGAGGGGGACGTTGAACAGGAGAAAACAGTAGCACAGGAAACTGATGAGAAGCCAACAAGCAAGACCGATGAGAACATTCCTGCTGTCATGGAGGAGAGCTGTCAGTCTGAGCCTGCAGAAATAGAAAATCAAATGCAGACACCTGCTGTAGATCAACCTGATAATGCTCCCAGTGTCAAAGCTGACGAAGACGCTAATCCTCCTGTGTATCCCACCGAGGAGAGCACTCCCAGTTCAGAGTCTTCTTCAGAGAATGACCACGCAGAGTCTTCAATCACAAACGTCACTGGTCCTACCGCCATCAGCGGTACGCCTGCAGAATCCCTAGATGTCAATGTGTCTTCAGAGTCTGCAATAAACCCAGAAGCTTCACCTCTCAACTTGGACAGCATTCCAGCTAGTTCTGCTACCAGCTCTTCAGAGAAAACATCAGCTGAAGTCAGTGCTGTTACTGTGGAGAGCAACGCTTCGGCTTCAGCTGTCAGCACAGCAGAGGTGCTGCCGCTGGGGGTAGTTCCGACAGAGGGCACAGTGGTAGGCACACCTTCACAGGATGAGGAGGAGGCTGTGTCTGATGTGGAAAGTGAGAGAAGCCAAGAACCTCAGATTGGAGCAGCTGATATCAGTGAGATGGCTGCCCGCCTACTCGACAGCTGGAAAGACTTGAAG GAGGTGTACAGGATCCCAAAGAAGAGCCAGGTAGAAAAAGAGTCAAATG ACCGCAGTCGAGACAGGGAGGCAATGCTGACACCCCGCACATCCTCCAGCAGccgtgagagagagcgagagagggaaagagagcgGGACTGGGACCGAGAACGAGACTGGGACAGGGAGAAAGACTCTGACAGGTCGTTGCTACGTAGCGCCGAAAGGCGGCGTAGGCGAGGCTCCGCCTCTCCCCCGTACCCATCTCCCTATGAAAGGAGCAGCCGTAGGAATGAAGACCG CTATGATTCCGCCAGCAGTAGTAAGAAACCTCGAACCAAGGAGGTTCGTACCAAGCTTTCTACAGAGGAGCGACGGAAGCTCTTTGAGCAGGAGGTGGCTCAGCGAGAAGCCcagaaacaacaacagcagcagcagcagcaacaacaacaacaacaacagcaacaacagcagcaacagcaacaacagcagcagcagctacAGAGACTAGCGTTCAATCCTCTTGTGTATCCCTCAAGCCCTAGTTTTATGGCCTATCCACCTGGGTACCCTATTCAGACATATGTGGACCCAACTAACCCCAATGCGGGCAAGGTGCTATTACCTACGCCGCCCATCGATCCTATGTGTGTGACTCAAGCCAGCACGGTTCCCTTTGATCAGACTACTCAGCAGCCACTCATTTCTGACCTGACTTTGGCAGCTCAGTCCCCCAACAACACTCAGGCCAGCTCAGCCACAAGTCTGGCACATGTGCCTGCTACACTGGAGCTGACAGCTTCTGCTCAGCCGCAGCAGTTTGTCCAGCCAGCCGCGCCAGCTCAGGACGCTGGCGTCACTGTCCTGTCGGTTCCTGCTCAGACGGCTGGTGCCCAAGTGCAGGGTCAGCAGGGTTATGCAACACTTTGGGATCCCAATACACAACAGGCAGTAACAGTGCAGCCTGCTCAGCAGTACACAAACACAGCCCAGCCTCAGACTGCCATCTATTACCAAGGCCAGCCATGCCAGACAATCTACAGCATTCCCACAGGTTATCCTCAGACCAACACTCCCGTCATTCAG aCATACACTGAGCCAGCTGCTGGCTATCTACATGGGCAGCAGGTCTATGCTGGTCACCAGCAGGGAGTCGTGGTCCAGCAAGGTGGCACAGTAACCACCATAGTCACATCTCAAACTGTCCAGCAG GAAATGATTGTGCCCAACAGTATCATGGACCTGCCGCCTCCTTCACCTCCAAAACCTAAAACCATTGTCCTGCCCCCTGGCTGGAAGGTAGCACGCGATCCTGAGGGCAAGATCTACTACTATCATATAGTCACCAG GCAAACCCAGTGGGATCCTCCTAGCTGGGACGGAGTTGGGGAAGAGGCCAGTGTAGAGCACGAGGCTGAAATGGACTTGGGAACACCAACTTATGATGAAAATCCCTCTAAG TTCTCCACCAAGACAGCTGAGGCAGACACCTCCAGTGAGCTTGCGAAGAAAAGCAAAGAGGTCTTCCGCAAAGAG ATGTCACAGTTTATTGTACAATGCCTTAATCCATACCGAAAGCCTGACTGCAAACTGGGTCGCATTAGCAACACTGAAGATTTCAAACACCTCGCCAGGAAG ttgaCTCACGGAGTGATGAACAAAGAGCTTAAATCCTGCAAAAACCCAGAGGACCTGGAGTGCAACGAGAACGTTAAACACAAGACAAAGGAATACATTAAGAAATACATGCAGAAGTTCGGAGCTGTTTACCGGCCCAAAGAGGACACCGAGATAGACTAG